From Candidatus Angelobacter sp., a single genomic window includes:
- a CDS encoding pyridoxamine 5'-phosphate oxidase family protein — protein sequence MSIADLRREYNAGSLQKADLDPDPLRQFDQWFRQAAGVAGGGRWRAFGIGLYRAFQALLGHAPADPNAMALATSDKDGCPSVRMVLLKGVDQRGFIFFTNYESRKGSELTANPRAAL from the coding sequence ATGTCCATCGCTGATCTTCGTCGGGAATACAACGCGGGCAGTTTGCAAAAGGCGGACCTGGATCCCGACCCGCTCAGGCAGTTTGACCAATGGTTCCGCCAGGCGGCGGGTGTCGCCGGAGGCGGCCGCTGGCGCGCCTTCGGCATCGGACTTTACAGAGCGTTTCAGGCGCTGCTCGGCCACGCGCCTGCTGATCCCAACGCCATGGCACTGGCCACCTCGGACAAGGATGGCTGCCCGTCCGTGCGCATGGTCCTGTTGAAGGGCGTGGACCAGCGCGGGTTCATTTTTTTCACGAACTACGAAAGCCGCAAGGGGAGCGAGTTGACGGCGAATCCCCGCGCCGCGCTGG
- a CDS encoding 3-isopropylmalate dehydratase has protein sequence MQSVFTGPVYVVRDNIDTDQIIPAQYLTLVPTIPDEYEKLGSFALSGLPDSLYPARFVKEGRLDSEYPIVVGGKNFGCGSSREHAPIALGSAGCRIVLAESFARIFFRNSVATGELYPCECVDRLCDLLKTGDTVTVDLDRCTVTAKTTGKSYSFKPLGDVRPVVDAGGLFNYARKSGMIPAAK, from the coding sequence ATGCAATCAGTGTTTACCGGTCCGGTGTACGTGGTGCGCGACAATATTGACACCGACCAGATCATCCCCGCCCAATATCTGACTCTCGTCCCGACAATTCCCGACGAATACGAGAAGCTGGGCAGCTTCGCCCTCTCCGGCCTGCCGGACTCCCTTTATCCGGCCCGCTTCGTGAAGGAGGGCAGGCTTGACTCCGAGTATCCAATTGTGGTGGGCGGGAAAAACTTCGGCTGCGGCAGCTCGCGCGAGCACGCGCCCATTGCGCTCGGGTCGGCCGGATGCCGGATTGTCCTGGCCGAGAGCTTCGCGCGCATTTTTTTCCGCAACTCGGTTGCCACCGGCGAATTGTATCCGTGCGAATGCGTGGACCGACTGTGCGACCTTCTGAAAACGGGCGATACGGTCACGGTTGACCTCGACAGGTGCACCGTCACGGCCAAAACAACTGGAAAATCCTATTCGTTCAAACCGCTGGGCGACGTGCGGCCGGTGGTGGATGCGGGTGGCCTGTTCAATTACGCGCGAAAAAGCGGGATGATTCCGGCGGCGAAGTAG
- a CDS encoding glycosyltransferase family 4 protein, with the protein MKILVLANLYPPHHAGTYDLRCQSVTESLRLRGHSTLIATSNHGLNTEQRDEEVHRRLLLNGAFGHPLVAGFRELQTIEEHNNGVLQEAIAEFQPDLAHVWSLRGLSKSLIFSLRNSRLPTVYDIADRWLADDLRQDPWLRWWNAPGTNLARTGLELAGRRNRLDETAPTRMMRGLDRIPEVYGPPAAVANVPPNSVSAFRFDRLYFCSRALKQTTEESGFRVSHGEIIYPGVPVQHFVGEIRPPSAPVKRLLIVGRLDEYSGVMAAAQALLRARQNKAQVTLSVFGRGESDYVSQLRSFVVQNSLPVEFLTVSNQNRDLAAIYRQHDALLYPVEWEEPFATVPLEAMACGLPVIGAAIGGARELLRHGENALTFTPGDAEEMAARIQELQAQPALRCQMAETAQAEVLARYNETTVVDQIENYLNTSIEVWQHT; encoded by the coding sequence GTGAAAATCCTCGTTCTTGCCAACCTTTATCCGCCGCATCACGCCGGGACGTACGATCTGCGCTGCCAATCGGTCACCGAATCGTTGCGTCTCCGGGGACACTCGACCCTGATCGCCACCTCGAACCACGGTTTGAACACAGAGCAGCGCGACGAAGAGGTCCATCGCCGCCTTCTGTTGAACGGCGCCTTCGGCCACCCGTTGGTCGCCGGCTTCCGTGAGCTGCAAACGATCGAGGAACACAACAACGGGGTTTTGCAGGAGGCCATCGCGGAATTTCAGCCCGATCTCGCGCACGTCTGGAGTCTGCGCGGACTGTCAAAGTCATTGATCTTCTCGCTCCGTAATTCCCGGTTGCCCACGGTGTATGACATCGCGGACCGGTGGCTCGCGGACGATTTGCGCCAGGATCCCTGGCTGCGCTGGTGGAATGCGCCGGGCACAAATCTCGCGCGCACCGGCCTTGAACTGGCCGGCCGGCGAAATCGACTCGATGAAACCGCGCCGACCCGGATGATGAGAGGCCTCGACCGAATTCCGGAAGTCTATGGTCCGCCGGCGGCGGTCGCCAACGTCCCGCCCAACTCCGTTTCAGCGTTTCGTTTTGACCGCCTTTATTTCTGCAGCCGCGCCCTCAAACAGACCACTGAAGAAAGCGGCTTTCGTGTGAGCCACGGCGAAATCATTTACCCGGGCGTCCCCGTGCAACATTTCGTCGGTGAGATCCGGCCGCCGTCCGCGCCGGTCAAACGACTGTTGATCGTCGGCCGGCTGGACGAATACAGCGGAGTGATGGCCGCCGCGCAGGCGCTGTTGCGCGCACGCCAGAACAAGGCGCAGGTCACGCTCAGCGTCTTTGGCCGCGGCGAATCCGACTACGTCTCACAACTTCGGTCGTTCGTCGTTCAGAACTCCTTGCCGGTTGAATTCCTGACAGTGTCGAACCAGAACCGGGACCTGGCCGCCATTTACCGCCAGCACGACGCCCTGCTCTATCCCGTCGAATGGGAAGAACCGTTTGCGACCGTTCCCCTGGAAGCGATGGCCTGCGGTCTGCCGGTGATTGGGGCCGCCATCGGCGGCGCCCGCGAACTGCTCCGACATGGCGAGAATGCGCTGACGTTTACTCCGGGCGACGCCGAGGAGATGGCGGCGCGCATTCAGGAGCTGCAAGCGCAACCCGCCCTGCGCTGTCAGATGGCCGAGACTGCGCAGGCCGAGGTTCTTGCCAGATACAACGAGACGACCGTCGTTGACCAGATCGAGAACTACCTGAACACCTCCATCGAAGTCTGGCAGCATACGTAG
- a CDS encoding MOSC domain-containing protein: MNASRDLSGRVASLHLHPPEPGAPLSTVDSIEVVAGKGIAGEPRYFGRVSHTTGQPRRRQISLIEREQIAEHAAVLGLETILPGAVRANIETSGIDLIALLGRHVQIGDAILLVYEARTPCAKMDAVCAGLRSLMENRRQGVLAEVIGGGRIRTNDSIRPAKEEVAA; this comes from the coding sequence TTGAATGCTTCCCGTGATCTCTCAGGCCGTGTCGCCTCTCTCCATCTGCACCCGCCGGAGCCGGGCGCCCCATTGAGCACGGTGGATTCCATCGAGGTCGTGGCCGGCAAGGGAATCGCCGGCGAGCCGCGCTACTTTGGCCGTGTCAGCCACACGACCGGCCAGCCGCGCCGCCGACAGATCAGTCTGATCGAACGCGAGCAAATCGCCGAACACGCGGCCGTCCTGGGTCTTGAAACCATTCTTCCTGGCGCTGTTCGCGCGAATATTGAAACGTCGGGCATCGATCTCATCGCGTTGCTGGGACGGCACGTTCAAATCGGCGACGCCATTCTGCTCGTGTATGAGGCGCGCACGCCGTGCGCGAAGATGGACGCCGTCTGTGCCGGCCTGCGTTCGTTGATGGAGAACCGTCGTCAGGGCGTTCTGGCGGAAGTCATCGGGGGCGGCCGGATCCGCACGAACGATTCGATCCGGCCGGCAAAGGAGGAAGTGGCCGCCTGA